One window of Brassica napus cultivar Da-Ae unplaced genomic scaffold, Da-Ae ScsIHWf_270;HRSCAF=446, whole genome shotgun sequence genomic DNA carries:
- the LOC125601988 gene encoding B3 domain-containing protein At1g08985-like, translating into MDPNMMIEKVLTDSDLSVNGWLILPKNKMENIEKNMGFPMPRNGVQVKILDNDKSYWVNLNKHKSTYHIGSGWKKIRDDRGLKTGDIIQLYWKSTKFLFSMCSSPKEEQACQKGESSSSNKTMGER; encoded by the exons ATGGATCCCAATATGATGATAGAAAAAGTATTAACAGACTCCGATCTGTCTGTAAATGGTTGGttgattttaccaaaaaataagaTGGAGAACATAGAAAAGAACATGGGATTTCCGATGCCCCGTAATGGTGTTCAAGTGAAAATTCTGGACAATGACAAATCCTATTGGGTAAACCTTAACAAACACAAATCTACTTATCATATCGGATCTGGGTGGAAAAAAATCAGAGATGACAGAGGTCTCAAAACAGGCGATATCATCCAGTTATATTGGAAATCTACCAAATTCCTTTTCTCTATGTG CTCATCGCCTAAAGAAGAACAAGCATGTCAAAAAGGAGAGAGTAGCTCCTCTAATAAAACAATGGGAGAACGATAA